The Bombus fervidus isolate BK054 chromosome 3, iyBomFerv1, whole genome shotgun sequence genome includes a window with the following:
- the Mvb12 gene encoding multivesicular body subunit 12-like Mvb12 yields MSKKINCNKMLVHQLSSVLPDDRPITAINIVEDIDKCPPNFTVVSRTYDQDTDADLWRESGLFIKKKGRYICFSKTEGLPQCVVEDIVVINERDTPPEGYSIISYTVDSMQKAWRKKQVCYKIRNKELCSKAVTDIIICSRVIHKVYTSKMAPNGFIAAGVINGVCVCYKTVDIVNGNSNSQSYVNIDLLQSASPNPSNGTPHRIPPERPPKPKFSPKPANGVYPKISGSGGKDTEESNDRDYEILSPSARIRPTRPAPQPPTSTVVGSTSIYGTLPGSSDLDGVPFVLNPRLSVHSDSSTNKLPVIKIWTQKDLDKEFFYDFCAERET; encoded by the exons atGTCTAAAAAGATTAATTGCAACAAAATGTTAGTTCACCAGTTATCGTCTGTATTACCTGATGATAGGCCCATCACAGCCATAAATATTGTTGAAGATATAGATAAATGTCCACCAAATTTTACAGTG GTATCACGAACATATGACCAAGATACTGATGCTGATCTATGGAGAGAAAGTGGActtttcattaaaaagaaagGCAGATACATATGTTTTTCAAAGACTGAAGGGTTGCCCCAGTGTGTAGTTGAAGATATTGTAGTTATTAATGAACGAGATACTCCTCCAGAAGGATATAGCATAATTTCTTATACTGTAGATTCAA TGCAGAAGGCATGGAGAAAGAAACAGGTGTgctataaaattagaaataaggAACTATGCTCGAAAGCAGTTACTGATATTATCATATGTAGTAGAGTTATACATAAAGTTTATACATCTAAAATGGCACCAAACGGATTTATTGCTGCTGG TGTTATTAACGGAGTTTGTGTTTGCTACAAAACTGTGGATATTGTAAATGGGAATTCAAATTCACAGTCATATGTTAATATAGA CTTACTACAAAGTGCTTCCCCAAATCCATCAAATGGGACACCCCATAGAATACCGCCCGAGAGGCCACCAAAACCAAAGTTTTCACCAAAACCAGCAAATGGGGTTTATCCAAAAATTAGTGGAAGTGGAGGAAAAGATACAGAGGAATCTAACGATAGAGATTATGAAATTTTGAGTCCTAGTGCAAGAATTAGACCTACGAGACCTGCTCCGCAACCCCCTACATCAACAGTTGTTGGATCTACATCAATTTATGGTACACTGCCAGGATCTTCCGATTTGGATGGAGTCCCATTTGTTCTTAATCCACGTCTTAGTGTTCATTCTGATTCTTCTACT AATAAACTCCCTGTGATTAAAATTTGGACTCAGAAAGACTTGGATAAAGAg TTCTTTTACGATTTTTGTGCAGAGAGAGAAACTTGA